In Arachis hypogaea cultivar Tifrunner chromosome 17, arahy.Tifrunner.gnm2.J5K5, whole genome shotgun sequence, a single window of DNA contains:
- the LOC112764854 gene encoding protein EARLY RESPONSIVE TO DEHYDRATION 15 — translation MEVMSASRSSSSTLNPNAPMFVPLAYRTVEDFSDQWWDLVHSSPWFRDYWLRERFQDPQNDAFDFDFDEDAIFRELHQLVDTQEGVEEGREGKELVKLGSLKWQKDAKFVEVPRYAEKAPKIVKNNRVSPRAIHQPR, via the exons ATGGAAGTGATGTCTGCTTCAAGATCCTCGTCTTCCACTTTGAATCCCAACGCTCCCATGTTCGTTCCTCTTGCTTACCGTACGGTCGAGGATTTCTCTGACCAATGGTGGGACCTTGTTCACTCTTCACCCTGGTTCCGCGACTATTGGCTCCGTGAGCGCTTCCAGGATCCTCAGAACGATGCTTTCGACTTCGATTTTGATGAAGATGCTATCTTTCGTGAGCTTCATCAACTTGTTGACA CGcaagaaggagttgaagaaggaagagaagggaAAGAGTTGGTGAAATTGGGATCACTGAAATGGCAGAAAGATGCAAAATTTGTTGAAGTTCCAAGGTATGCAGAGAAGGCACCCAAGATTGTGAAGAACAATAGGGTGAGTCCAAGGGCAATTCACCAACCTAGGTAG